Proteins encoded together in one Catellatospora citrea window:
- a CDS encoding AfsR/SARP family transcriptional regulator gives MNATGARPATAPPHTCHAGVRILGPIEAAGLDGPAVLSGARQRALLAVLAVHAGTVVHQSRLIDALWGWDPPRTAVKTLHSHIARVRQALDACGLPAALHTRHAGYLLDIPALEVDAHLFESKVASARRHLGDSVPETAARELREGLALWRGDALADGEPTGWAAAEAARLNEVRLCAEEDLWEAELRLGRHRTAVGELERLLVGHPHRERLVGLSMLALYRCGRPAEALDAYRRLRAHLADELGTDPGPDLQRLHTAILREDPALHPATPAVADPPATAGHTLAPASALAGQAAPNAEPVPAELPAPAGHFIGRDEELSALDRLLAQDGPQPRIGFVAGPGGMGKTALAVRWAHTVVPRFPDGQLYVDLGGHDPATALPPTQALAQVLASLGVPAGRIPAELPARAALYRTLLSERRMLVVLDNAAGPDQVLPLVPPTAASLLLVTSRSRPTALAVHHAVHAVALDALDRHAAVALLAQVLGRTRMDREPAAAVELAGLCGGMPLALRIAAAKLAARPGRTLAELTAELVDDDRLDELSVPGDSRSVRTVFGSAYRALPAPAARLFRLLGLHPGATFTGHLAAAAADLTLPAARRVLAELVSAHLVGEVAPDRYRCHDLLRLYARECAAADETAAARDETLARIVDWHLAVADAANRLVDPGRDRVRAAPAHPPAQLPFTDDPVAALAFLDGERAGMLAVVRHAAEHGRHVAAWQLTYLLTGFFDSRGHWADRVELCRLGVAAAARCGDPAAEGLMRSGLGVALIMTRRFDEALDVLQQALALTRRCGDTRGEGHVHNNIAVANAGLRRHDEAVEAYQQALALHTSIGNALGVALGLNNIGDAYVRMGRAELSLEYLARALPAARELGNARLEAAALSGLGQAHAALGDLHAALDHLRQALAVRRHRGDRRHEADTRNTIGTVHLRGGDHRAALDEFGRALELSREIADRHLEATALANLGRTHLERDDPVAAAGYLRLAQALRSRAPDHFEAACIARDLGELARRSGDPAEARTQWQLAVDLFRKANAPAEAEALADTFA, from the coding sequence ATGAACGCCACCGGCGCCCGCCCGGCGACCGCACCTCCGCACACCTGCCACGCCGGGGTGCGCATCCTCGGGCCCATCGAGGCGGCCGGTCTCGACGGCCCGGCCGTGCTGTCCGGCGCGCGCCAGCGGGCCCTGCTCGCGGTGCTGGCCGTGCACGCCGGCACCGTCGTGCACCAGTCCCGCCTCATCGACGCGCTCTGGGGCTGGGACCCGCCGCGCACCGCGGTCAAGACGCTGCACAGCCACATCGCCCGGGTACGCCAGGCGCTGGACGCCTGCGGCCTGCCCGCCGCGCTGCACACCCGGCACGCCGGCTACCTGCTCGACATCCCCGCGCTCGAGGTCGACGCCCACCTGTTCGAGTCCAAGGTGGCCTCGGCCCGCCGCCACCTCGGTGACAGCGTGCCCGAGACCGCGGCCCGCGAGCTGCGTGAAGGGCTCGCGCTGTGGCGCGGCGACGCGCTGGCCGACGGCGAGCCCACCGGCTGGGCGGCCGCGGAGGCGGCGCGGCTCAACGAGGTGCGGCTGTGCGCCGAGGAGGACCTGTGGGAGGCCGAGCTGCGGCTCGGCCGCCACCGCACCGCCGTCGGCGAGCTGGAGCGGCTGCTGGTCGGCCACCCGCACCGCGAACGCCTGGTCGGGCTGTCCATGCTGGCGCTGTACCGGTGCGGGCGGCCGGCCGAAGCCCTCGACGCGTACCGGCGGCTGCGCGCCCACCTCGCCGACGAGCTCGGCACCGACCCGGGGCCCGACCTGCAGCGGCTGCACACCGCGATCCTGCGCGAGGACCCGGCGCTGCACCCGGCCACGCCCGCGGTCGCGGATCCACCCGCGACCGCCGGGCACACCCTTGCGCCCGCGTCCGCGCTCGCCGGGCAGGCCGCGCCGAACGCCGAGCCGGTGCCGGCCGAGCTGCCCGCGCCCGCGGGGCACTTCATCGGCCGCGACGAGGAGCTGTCCGCGCTGGACCGGCTGCTGGCGCAGGACGGGCCGCAGCCGCGCATCGGCTTCGTGGCCGGTCCGGGCGGCATGGGCAAGACCGCGCTCGCCGTCCGGTGGGCGCACACCGTCGTGCCCCGGTTCCCCGACGGGCAGCTGTACGTCGACCTCGGCGGGCACGACCCGGCCACCGCGCTGCCGCCCACGCAGGCGCTGGCCCAGGTGCTGGCCAGCCTCGGCGTGCCGGCCGGGCGCATCCCCGCCGAGCTGCCCGCCCGCGCCGCGCTCTACCGCACGCTGCTGAGCGAGCGCCGGATGCTGGTGGTGCTCGACAACGCGGCCGGACCGGACCAGGTGCTGCCGCTGGTGCCGCCGACCGCGGCGAGCCTGCTGCTGGTCACCAGCCGCAGCCGGCCGACCGCGCTGGCCGTGCACCACGCGGTGCACGCGGTGGCGCTGGACGCCCTCGACCGGCACGCGGCGGTCGCGCTGCTGGCGCAGGTGCTCGGCCGGACCAGGATGGACCGCGAGCCCGCCGCCGCGGTCGAGCTGGCCGGGCTGTGCGGCGGCATGCCGCTGGCGCTGCGCATCGCCGCCGCGAAGCTCGCCGCCCGCCCCGGCCGCACCCTGGCCGAGCTGACCGCGGAGCTGGTCGACGACGACCGGCTCGACGAGCTGTCCGTGCCCGGCGACAGCCGCAGCGTGCGCACCGTGTTCGGCTCGGCGTACCGGGCCCTGCCCGCCCCGGCGGCCCGGCTGTTCCGGCTGCTCGGCCTACATCCGGGCGCCACGTTCACCGGGCACCTGGCGGCCGCGGCCGCCGACCTGACCCTGCCCGCGGCGCGGCGGGTGCTCGCCGAGCTGGTGTCCGCGCACCTGGTCGGCGAGGTCGCCCCGGACCGCTACCGCTGCCACGACCTGCTGCGCCTGTACGCCCGCGAGTGCGCGGCCGCCGACGAGACCGCCGCGGCCCGCGACGAGACCCTCGCCCGCATCGTGGACTGGCACCTGGCCGTCGCCGACGCCGCGAACCGGCTCGTCGACCCGGGCCGCGACCGGGTCCGGGCCGCGCCCGCACACCCGCCGGCGCAGCTGCCGTTCACCGACGACCCGGTCGCCGCGCTGGCGTTCCTCGACGGTGAGCGGGCGGGCATGCTGGCGGTCGTCCGGCACGCCGCCGAGCACGGCCGCCACGTCGCGGCCTGGCAGCTGACCTACCTGCTGACCGGGTTCTTCGACTCGCGCGGGCACTGGGCGGACCGGGTCGAACTGTGCCGCCTGGGCGTCGCCGCCGCGGCCCGCTGCGGGGATCCCGCCGCGGAGGGGCTGATGCGCAGCGGGCTGGGCGTGGCCCTGATCATGACGCGGCGCTTCGACGAGGCGCTCGACGTGCTGCAGCAGGCGCTGGCGCTGACCCGCCGGTGCGGCGACACCCGCGGCGAGGGCCACGTGCACAACAACATCGCCGTGGCCAACGCCGGGCTGCGCCGCCACGACGAGGCCGTGGAGGCGTACCAGCAGGCGCTGGCCCTGCACACGTCGATCGGCAACGCGCTCGGGGTGGCGCTGGGGCTCAACAACATCGGCGACGCGTACGTCCGGATGGGACGGGCCGAGCTGAGCCTGGAATACCTGGCCCGGGCCCTGCCCGCGGCCCGGGAGCTGGGCAACGCCCGGCTGGAGGCGGCGGCGCTGAGCGGCCTGGGCCAGGCTCACGCGGCGCTCGGCGACCTGCACGCCGCGCTGGACCACCTGCGCCAGGCCCTGGCCGTACGCCGGCACCGCGGCGACCGCCGCCACGAGGCCGACACCCGCAACACCATCGGCACCGTGCACCTGCGCGGCGGCGACCACCGGGCGGCGCTGGACGAGTTCGGCCGGGCCCTGGAACTCAGCCGGGAGATCGCCGACCGGCACCTGGAGGCGACCGCGCTGGCCAACCTCGGCCGCACCCACCTGGAGCGCGACGACCCGGTGGCCGCCGCCGGCTACCTGCGCCTGGCGCAGGCCCTGCGCAGCCGCGCACCCGACCACTTCGAGGCCGCCTGCATCGCCCGCGACCTCGGCGAACTCGCCCGCCGCAGCGGCGACCCCGCCGAGGCCCGTACGCAGTGGCAGCTCGCCGTCGACCTGTTCCGCAAGGCCAACGCCCCCGCCGAAGCAGAGGCGCTGGCCGACACCTTCGCCTGA
- a CDS encoding HelD family protein → MSSDAADEIHREQEYVTDLYRRLDNLREQAEHRLSQALLQTGGTQQERSQRESTVALYTEQRASLGAVESGLCFGRLDLVEEGARYIGRIGIFDETAEYEPLLVDWRAPASRPFYLATAASPQGVRRRRHIRTAERTVTALDDEVLDLADAAAAAPHHEGLTSEAALFAAMDAGRTGRMRDIVETIQAEQDHIIRADLGGIMVVQGGPGTGKTAVALHRAAYLLYTYRKELSTRAVLVVGPNTTFLKYISQVLPSLAETGVVLRTVGGLFPGVTATGVEPDETAEVKGRAVMAEVLAAAVRDRQQVPDDTVEVEFDSEPLVLDRAACEAAREVARRSGKPHNLARPLFDVEMIHALSMQLADRIGTDPYADDPLGGGDAPGDPQLLDEADLAELRRELQADPNVQTVLDWLWPVLTPQRLLSDLYASEARIAAAAAMLTDAEQALLRRSRDAGWTAADAPLLDEAAELLGEDDRDAEELAERRRRQRLAYAEGALEILHGSRSIDLEDELDPEILTAADVLGALELGERQEDERRLTAAERAAADRRWAFGHVIVDEAQELSPMAWRLLMRRCPSRSMTIVGDVAQTGDPAGTSSWDAVLHPYVADRWRQRQLTVNYRTPAEIMDLAGQVLKSIDPMLEPPRSVRHTGQAPQLTEVGPAELAARLAEQVRREVAALGDGTLGVLVPAGRIDELGAVVTAALPQARVGELTELTDPVVVLTVRQAKGLEFDAVVIADPGGIVAESPRGHSDLYVAITRPTQRLTVLHHGDLDL, encoded by the coding sequence TTGTCAAGCGACGCCGCCGACGAGATTCACCGCGAGCAGGAGTACGTCACCGACCTCTACCGCCGCCTCGACAACCTGCGCGAGCAGGCCGAGCACCGGCTGTCGCAGGCGCTGCTGCAGACGGGCGGCACCCAGCAGGAACGCTCGCAGCGCGAGTCGACGGTCGCCCTCTACACCGAGCAGCGGGCCTCGCTGGGCGCGGTCGAGAGCGGGCTCTGCTTCGGCCGGCTCGACCTGGTCGAGGAGGGTGCGCGCTACATCGGGCGTATCGGCATCTTCGACGAGACCGCCGAGTACGAGCCGCTGCTGGTGGACTGGCGCGCGCCCGCGTCCCGGCCGTTCTACCTGGCCACAGCCGCCTCGCCGCAGGGCGTGCGGCGTCGCCGGCACATCCGCACCGCCGAGCGCACCGTCACCGCGCTCGACGACGAGGTGCTCGACCTGGCCGACGCCGCCGCGGCCGCGCCCCACCACGAGGGGCTGACCAGCGAGGCCGCGCTGTTCGCGGCGATGGACGCGGGCCGCACCGGCCGCATGCGCGACATCGTCGAGACCATCCAGGCCGAGCAGGACCACATCATCCGCGCCGACCTGGGCGGGATCATGGTGGTGCAGGGCGGCCCCGGCACCGGCAAGACCGCGGTCGCGCTGCACCGTGCGGCGTACCTGCTGTACACGTACCGCAAGGAGCTGTCCACGCGGGCGGTGCTCGTGGTCGGCCCGAACACCACGTTCCTGAAGTACATCTCGCAGGTGCTGCCGTCGCTGGCCGAGACCGGCGTGGTGCTGCGCACCGTCGGCGGGCTGTTCCCCGGCGTCACCGCCACCGGCGTCGAGCCCGACGAGACCGCCGAGGTCAAGGGCCGCGCCGTGATGGCCGAGGTGCTGGCCGCGGCGGTGCGCGACCGGCAGCAGGTGCCCGACGACACGGTGGAGGTCGAGTTCGACTCCGAACCCCTGGTCCTCGACCGGGCCGCCTGCGAGGCCGCCCGCGAGGTGGCCCGGCGCAGCGGCAAGCCGCACAACCTGGCCCGGCCGCTGTTCGACGTCGAGATGATCCACGCGCTGTCGATGCAGCTCGCCGACCGGATCGGCACGGACCCGTACGCCGACGACCCGCTCGGCGGCGGGGACGCCCCCGGCGACCCGCAGCTGCTCGACGAGGCGGACCTTGCCGAGCTGCGCCGGGAGCTGCAGGCCGACCCGAACGTGCAGACGGTGCTGGACTGGCTGTGGCCGGTGCTGACCCCGCAGCGGCTGCTGTCCGACCTGTACGCGAGCGAGGCGCGCATCGCCGCCGCCGCGGCGATGCTCACCGACGCCGAGCAGGCCCTGCTGCGCCGCAGCCGCGACGCCGGGTGGACCGCGGCCGACGCGCCGCTGCTCGACGAGGCCGCCGAACTGCTGGGCGAGGACGACCGCGACGCCGAGGAGCTGGCCGAGCGCCGGCGGCGGCAGCGCCTGGCGTACGCCGAGGGCGCGCTGGAGATCCTGCACGGCTCCCGCTCCATCGACCTGGAGGACGAGCTCGACCCGGAGATCCTGACCGCCGCGGACGTGCTCGGTGCGCTGGAACTCGGCGAGCGGCAGGAGGACGAGCGGCGGCTGACCGCCGCGGAGCGGGCCGCCGCCGACCGCCGCTGGGCGTTCGGGCACGTCATCGTGGACGAGGCGCAGGAGCTGTCGCCGATGGCCTGGCGGCTGCTGATGCGCCGCTGCCCGAGCCGGTCGATGACCATCGTCGGCGACGTCGCCCAGACCGGCGACCCGGCCGGCACCTCCTCCTGGGACGCGGTGCTGCACCCCTATGTCGCCGACCGCTGGCGACAGAGGCAGCTCACGGTCAACTACCGCACGCCCGCCGAGATCATGGACCTGGCCGGGCAGGTGCTGAAGTCGATCGATCCGATGCTGGAGCCGCCGCGGTCGGTGCGCCACACCGGCCAGGCTCCGCAGCTGACGGAGGTCGGCCCGGCGGAACTGGCGGCACGGCTGGCCGAACAGGTGCGCCGCGAGGTCGCCGCGCTGGGCGACGGCACGCTCGGCGTGCTCGTGCCGGCGGGCCGGATCGACGAGCTGGGCGCGGTGGTCACCGCCGCGCTGCCGCAGGCGCGGGTCGGGGAGCTGACCGAGCTGACCGATCCGGTGGTGGTGCTGACCGTACGCCAGGCCAAGGGGCTGGAGTTCGACGCGGTCGTCATCGCCGACCCGGGCGGCATCGTGGCCGAGTCCCCGCGCGGGCACAGCGACCTGTACGTCGCGATCACCCGCCCCACCCAGCGCCTGACCGTGCTGCACCACGGCGACCTGGACCTCTGA
- a CDS encoding IS30 family transposase — MHAEREAYLSLVAQGVGTSEACRAVGVNRATGYRWRHGRTSDNGGQQTTQRSAARRGVSARYLSIDERITLADLLREGASLRAIAASMGRSPSTLSREVARNSHPETGYRPHAAHDRAEQRRPRPKTGKIEASPVLRALIEAMLERRCSPEQISRRLRRDFPDRDELHVTHETIYQALYVQGRGALRRELTTALRTGRALRRPRRQPDQRQSRFTTPMIMISDRPAEADDRAVPGHWEGDLVIGKDNGSAIGTLVERATRYVLLVHLPDGRTAAHVRDGLLATIATLPNHLKRSLTWDQGAEMALHHQFATIADMPVYFCEPHSPWQRGSNENTNGLLRQYFPKGTDLSTHSAEHLAAVAAELNSRPRKTLGWDTPAERFAKLLSTTN; from the coding sequence CTGCACGCTGAGCGTGAGGCGTACCTGTCTCTCGTTGCTCAGGGCGTGGGCACGAGCGAGGCCTGTCGGGCCGTGGGAGTCAACCGCGCCACCGGTTACCGGTGGCGGCATGGCAGAACCAGCGACAACGGCGGGCAGCAGACCACACAGCGGTCTGCTGCCCGCCGTGGCGTATCCGCGCGGTATCTGTCGATCGACGAGCGGATCACCCTTGCCGACCTGCTGCGCGAAGGGGCCAGCCTGCGGGCGATCGCCGCGTCGATGGGACGAAGCCCGTCGACGCTGAGCCGAGAAGTCGCCCGCAACAGCCACCCCGAAACCGGCTACCGGCCACACGCCGCCCACGACCGGGCCGAGCAGCGCCGCCCACGACCCAAGACCGGCAAAATCGAAGCCAGTCCCGTGCTGCGGGCCCTGATCGAGGCCATGCTCGAACGCAGATGCAGCCCCGAACAGATCAGCCGGCGGCTACGCCGCGACTTTCCCGACCGAGACGAGCTGCACGTGACCCACGAAACGATCTACCAGGCGCTGTACGTCCAGGGCCGGGGCGCGTTGCGCCGGGAGCTGACCACCGCGCTACGCACCGGCCGCGCACTGCGCCGCCCCCGCCGCCAACCCGACCAGCGCCAGTCACGCTTCACCACCCCCATGATCATGATCAGCGACCGGCCCGCCGAGGCCGACGACCGCGCCGTACCCGGACACTGGGAAGGCGACCTGGTCATCGGCAAGGACAACGGCTCGGCGATCGGCACCCTCGTCGAGCGCGCCACCCGCTACGTCCTGCTCGTCCACCTGCCCGACGGCCGCACCGCCGCCCACGTCCGAGACGGGCTCCTAGCCACCATCGCGACCCTGCCCAACCACCTCAAACGGTCCCTGACCTGGGACCAAGGCGCCGAGATGGCACTACACCACCAGTTCGCCACCATCGCCGACATGCCCGTCTACTTCTGCGAACCCCACTCACCCTGGCAGCGAGGCTCCAACGAGAACACCAACGGTCTGCTACGCCAGTACTTCCCCAAAGGAACAGACCTGTCCACACACAGCGCCGAACACCTCGCCGCCGTCGCCGCCGAACTCAACTCACGCCCACGCAAAACGCTCGGCTGGGACACCCCAGCCGAGCGATTCGCCAAACTACTCAGCACCACCAACTAA
- a CDS encoding permease-like cell division protein FtsX: MGSRWVALVVVALLAAAGCGAPAGQAPEPRPAPQATVVRLELAMDATAPQRTAIESWLRARPEVASFTFESREQALARFREAYRDSAELVGSISAADLPESFTATLAAGADVDGFVAAAQPLAGLDHVGRDTDSPPPG, from the coding sequence ATGGGATCGCGCTGGGTAGCGCTCGTCGTCGTCGCCCTGCTCGCGGCGGCGGGCTGTGGCGCGCCCGCGGGCCAGGCCCCGGAGCCGCGCCCCGCCCCGCAGGCGACCGTGGTCCGTCTGGAGCTGGCCATGGACGCGACCGCGCCGCAGCGCACCGCGATCGAGTCATGGCTGCGGGCCCGGCCGGAGGTCGCCTCGTTCACGTTCGAGAGCCGCGAACAGGCGCTGGCCAGGTTCCGGGAGGCCTACCGCGACTCGGCCGAGCTGGTCGGCTCGATCAGCGCCGCCGACCTGCCCGAGTCCTTCACGGCGACGCTGGCGGCGGGAGCCGACGTCGACGGTTTCGTGGCGGCCGCACAGCCCCTGGCAGGCCTCGACCACGTCGGCCGCGACACCGACTCCCCGCCGCCGGGCTGA
- a CDS encoding VOC family protein, protein MIRWTYAFIDRPADVFTEAASFWSRVTGTHLTARRGEHGEFATLLPIGADACVKLQAVHEGGGAHLDLSVDDPAALAARAVELGATHVADLGYQVLRSPGGLLFCAVPWQDEFRRPMAHTTPDGAFSRLDQVCIDVGPAAYDAEVAFWGELTGWDSSFGSRPEFHVVAPPAELPVRILLQRLQQERPTSAHLDLACSDVDGVRAWHVKCGATHVADGARWVVMSDPAGGVYCLTARDPQTGGLPVK, encoded by the coding sequence GTGATCCGCTGGACGTACGCGTTCATCGACCGGCCCGCTGACGTGTTCACCGAGGCGGCGTCGTTCTGGTCCCGGGTGACCGGCACGCACCTGACCGCGCGCCGGGGCGAGCACGGCGAGTTCGCGACGCTGCTGCCGATCGGCGCCGACGCGTGCGTGAAGCTCCAGGCCGTGCACGAGGGCGGCGGCGCGCACCTCGATCTGAGCGTCGACGACCCGGCGGCGCTGGCGGCCCGCGCGGTGGAGCTGGGCGCGACGCACGTCGCCGACCTGGGCTACCAGGTGCTGCGCTCGCCCGGCGGGCTGCTGTTCTGCGCGGTGCCCTGGCAGGACGAGTTCCGCCGCCCGATGGCGCACACCACGCCCGACGGCGCGTTCAGCCGCCTGGACCAGGTCTGCATCGACGTCGGCCCGGCCGCCTACGACGCCGAGGTCGCGTTCTGGGGCGAGCTGACCGGCTGGGACTCCTCGTTCGGCTCGCGGCCGGAGTTCCACGTCGTCGCGCCACCGGCCGAGCTGCCGGTGCGCATCCTGCTCCAGCGGCTCCAGCAGGAGCGGCCGACCTCGGCGCACCTGGACCTGGCCTGCTCGGATGTCGACGGCGTGCGGGCCTGGCACGTGAAGTGCGGGGCGACCCACGTCGCCGACGGCGCGCGCTGGGTCGTCATGAGCGACCCGGCCGGGGGCGTCTACTGCCTGACCGCGCGCGACCCGCAGACGGGCGGACTGCCCGTAAAGTGA